AGGTACTTGGCAAAGATCCTGACGCCGTTCCCCGACTTCTCGGCCTCGCTCCCGTCGGGGTTGAAGATCCTGAGACCGAAGTCTGCGTTGGCGGCGTCGACGAGCAGGAGGACCCCGTCCGAGCCGATCCCCCAGTTCCTGTGGCAGAGCCTCCGGACGGCGAGGGGCGTCAGCGGGAAGTCCAGGTCTCTCCCGTTCAGCACCAGGTAGTCGTTGCCGAGGCCGTGTCCCTTGACGAAGGGGATCATCGAAGCTTGGAGACCCAGTCGCCCAGCCGCTCCTGCGGCGTGCGCACGTCGCAGGGAAGCCGATGCGCCCATTTCCTGGCGAAGCGGGCCCAGGCCTCCCGCCGCTGCACCAGCTCGTCCCCGTTCCAGGCCGCCTCACCGGCCAGGCTCATCCGCGTCCGCCCCCCGTGGTGGACGAACGGCGCGTTCACGACCACGCAACGCCGCCCGTGCTCGCGCACCTCGAACGAGAGGTCTTTGTCGTAGCCGTGAAAGAAGCCGTACCCCTCGTCGACGCCGCCCAGCTCTTCCAGGAGACTCCGGCGGATGAAGAGGCATACCCCGTCCACCACCGCCACTTCCGCCATCGGGTCCCGGAGTGTCGGAGCGTCAGCAAGGCAGTGGACGATGGTCCGCCCGGCGTACCGGCCGTCACGCCGGACCCGCTTCGCCCCGTACAGACCTGCCAGCCCCACCGACGGATCGGATTCGAGCGCCTCGACGAGCCGCTCGAGCCACCGCGGATCCCGCATCTCGGTATCGTTGTGCAGAAAGCAGACGAACTCGCCGGGGGCAAGTCGCCAGCCCTGGTTCAGCGCCTTGATCAGGCCCAGGTTTCCAGCGTTCCGGCGGTAGCTAAGAGGATAGGGATAGGCGAAGGACCGGAAGAACTCGCCCGTTGCGTCGGTCGAGCCGTTGTCGACGACGACCAGATCGAGCGGCACCGTCGTCGCGCGAAGGCTCTCGAGACAGCCGCGCGTGAGGGCGAGCTGATTGAAGACCGGGATCACCACGCTCACCCGCGTGATCATTCTCGGCTCCCTGTGTCGCAGCTAGCCCTGTTCGGGCGCCGGCTCCGCCGGCGCAATCGTTGGGGGGAGGAATCGGAAGGGGGGCGAAGCCCCCCTCCGAGGTTTTTAGCGCTGGTCGATGGGGACGTAGCTGGCGCTGGTGGGCCCGGTGTAATCGGCGCGTGGCCGGA
This sequence is a window from Candidatus Rokuibacteriota bacterium. Protein-coding genes within it:
- a CDS encoding glycosyltransferase — encoded protein: MITRVSVVIPVFNQLALTRGCLESLRATTVPLDLVVVDNGSTDATGEFFRSFAYPYPLSYRRNAGNLGLIKALNQGWRLAPGEFVCFLHNDTEMRDPRWLERLVEALESDPSVGLAGLYGAKRVRRDGRYAGRTIVHCLADAPTLRDPMAEVAVVDGVCLFIRRSLLEELGGVDEGYGFFHGYDKDLSFEVREHGRRCVVVNAPFVHHGGRTRMSLAGEAAWNGDELVQRREAWARFARKWAHRLPCDVRTPQERLGDWVSKLR